From a region of the Primulina eburnea isolate SZY01 chromosome 7, ASM2296580v1, whole genome shotgun sequence genome:
- the LOC140837500 gene encoding uncharacterized protein translates to MAKTKKELLTSAPWRVESDEKFKDARLKVTSQPGSTPTMHVPAAKKKSPNSDFDEDSLTEIDPELRYSFQRNFQFLQRVFSIDTMVKPLPPAMAYNVSRNLSFFTRIFTQFFDPEGIADAQKSLGLGQEQKARNVR, encoded by the exons ATGGCGAAGACAAAGAAAGAGCTGCTCACTTCGGCTCCATGGAGAGTTGAAAGTGACGAGAAATTCAAAGACGCCCGGCTCAAAGTCACGAGCCAACCAGGTTCCACACCTACGATGCACGTCCCCGCCGCCAAGAAGAAATCCCCAAATTCCGATTTCGACGAAGACTCCCTCACTGAAATCGATCCCGAGCTGCGATACAGCTTCCAGCGCAACTTCCAG TTCCTTCAACGTGTTTTCAGCATCGATACGATGGTGAAACCTCTTCCTCCCGCCATGGCCTACAATGTTTCACGCAATTTGAGCTTCTTCACCAGGATTTTTACTCAATTCTTCG ATCCTGAAGGTATAGCAGATGCACAGAAATCACTGGGACTAGGTCAGGAACAGAAAGCTCGCAATGTCCGTTGA